From one Lycium ferocissimum isolate CSIRO_LF1 chromosome 7, AGI_CSIRO_Lferr_CH_V1, whole genome shotgun sequence genomic stretch:
- the LOC132065418 gene encoding glucomannan 4-beta-mannosyltransferase 2, with protein MGDVSTFQATASDIAGQVGMMWEVLKAPLLVPLLRAAVYICLVMELMLFVERLYMGVVIVLVKIFMKKPDKRYKWEPMADDDLEIGSADFPKVLVQIPMFNEKEVYKISIGAACNLSWPSDRLVIQVLDDSTDPMVKDMVETECLRWASKGLNITYQIRETRGGYKAGALKEGLKHNYVKDCEYVVIFDADFRPETDFLRRSIPFLIHNPEIALVQGRWRFVNANECLLTRMQEMSLDYHFTVEQEVGSSTHAFFGFNGTGGIWRIAAINEAGGWKDRTTVEDMDLAVRASLKGWKFVYLGDLQVKSELPSTFKAFRFQQHRWSCGPANLFRKMVMEIVRNKRVNFWKKFYVIYSFFFVRKIIAHMVTFFFFCVVLPLTLLVPEVEVPIWGAIYIPCIITTLNSVGTPRSIHLLFYWILFENVMAFHRTKATFIGLLEAKRANEWVVTEKLGDTLTNKNKPKPAKKARGPLFGDRILPQELGFAVFLFFCGLYDVLYGKRVYFVYVFLQVITFTIAGFGYVGTIVPS; from the exons ATGGGGGATGTGTCAACTTTTCAAGCAACTGCCTCCGATATAGCGGGGCAAGTAGGGATGATGTGGGAAGTATTGAAAGCACCATTGTTAGTACCATTGTTAAGGGCAGCAGTGTACATTTGCTTAGTAATGGAGTTGATGTTATTTGTTGAGAGGCTATATATGGGAGTTGTCATTGTTCTTGTtaagattttcatgaaaaaaccAGATAAAAGATACAAATGGGAACCAATGGctgatgatgatttggagattgGAAGTGCAGATTTTCCTAAAGTTCTTGTTCAAATCCCCATGTTCAATGAAAAAGAG GTGTATAAGATCTCCATTGGAGCTGCGTGTAACCTTTCGTGGCCGTCGGATCGCCTTGTGATTCAAGTTCTTGATGACTCTACCGATCCTATGGTTAAG gaTATGGTTGAGACAGAATGCTTAAGGTGGGCAAGCAAAGGACTTAACATAACGTACCAAATTAGAGAAACAAGAGGTGGATACAAAGCTGGTGCACTTAAAGAAGGATTAAAGCATAATTATGTCAAAGATTGTGAATATGTCGTCATTTTCGACGCCGATTTTCGACCCGAAACAGATTTTCTCCGTCGATCCATCCCGTTCCTCATTCACAACCCGGAAATCGCCCTTGTTCAGGGTCGATGGCGATTTG TGAATGCAAATGAGTGTTTATTGACAAGAATGCAAGAGATGTCACTAGATTACCATTTTACAGTGGAGCAAGAAGTGGGCTCATCTACTCATGCATTCTTTGGTTTCAATG GAACTGGTGGGATATGGAGAATAGCAGCCATTAATGAAGCTGGTGGATGGAAAGACAGAACAACTGTTGAAGACATGGACCTTGCTGTTAGAGCTAGTCTTAAAGGCTGGAAGTTTGTTTACCTTGGTGACCTCCAG GTGAAAAGTGAACTTCCAAGTACATTCAAAGCGTTCCGTTTTCAGCAGCATCGTTGGTCGTGTGGGCCCGCCAATTTGTTCAGGAAAATGGTGATGGAAATTGTCAGGAACAAG AGAGTGAATTTCTGGAAGAAGTTTTATGTGATCTACAGCTTCTTCTTCGTCAGAAAGATCATAGCTCACATGGttacatttttcttcttctgcgTCGTTCTTCCATTGACCCTTTTGGTTCCTGAAGTTGAAGTCCCGATATGGGGTGCCATTTACATCCCCTGCATTATCACCACTCTCAACTCCGTTGGAACTCCAAG GTCAATTCATTTGCTGTTCTATTGGATTCTCTTCGAGAACGTGATGGCTTTCCATCGAACCAAGGCTACATTCATTGGCTTGCTCGAAGCAAAGAGAGCTAACGAATGGGTCGTCACAGAGAAACTAGGTGATACTCTTACTAACAAGAACAAGCCAAAACCTGCCAAGAAAGCTCGAGGACCTCTATTCGGAGACAG GATTCTTCCTCAAGAATTGGGATTTGCAGTGTTCCTTTTCTTCTGTGGTTTATATGATGTCCTTTATGGGAAGCGAGTGTACTTCGTCTACGTCTTTCTCCAAGTCATAACCTTTACCATTGCTGGATTCGGCTACGTTGGCACTATAGTCCCCTCCTAG